CGAGCGTGAAGGTCCTTGTCGACATGAACCTGTCTCCATCCTGGGTATCCGCCCTTGAAGCTCATGGCTTCCCATCGAAACACTGGTCGTCTGTCGGCGACGGTCGAGCGTCGGATGCTGTGGTCCTCAGGTGGGCACACGAGAACAAGTACGTGCTGTTCACCAACGATTTGGATTTTGGAGCGATCTTGGCGATTTCGCGAGCCGCGGCACCAAGTGTCATTCAAGTTCGTGCACAGGACCTCGCGCCTATGCGCCTAAAGGATCTCGTCGTTCAAGCCCTGCGACAATACGAGGCAATCCTTCAACAGGGAGCGCTGATCACCATAGAAGAAGCTCGACTTCGCGCGCGTATCCTGCCGCTCAATCCATAGTTATCCTATCCGCGTCAGGATAGACGTCTTAGAAAAGCACGGGCGTATCAGATAAGAATGGTTACGACGATGCTTAGGAATGATTACGACTATGCTCCCTAAGGTGGTCCGTCCGTGTGCGGTGAATGTAATCAGGATAACCCTGGTGCTTACGTTCGTCGCGATTATAGCGGCCTGTGCTGGGGTGCGTTTTCCTAGCGACCCGCTCCTTGAGGCAGCCCGTGTTGGTAAGACAGCGAAAGTTAGGGCTCTTATCGAGGCAGGGGTTGATGTCAATACGAAAGGCGAGGATGGCGAGACGGCGTTGATGTGGGCCGTTGGTTGGGGCCAGTTGGAGACTGTGCGGGTGCTGCTGGAAAAGGGGGCCGATGTCAATGTTAAAGATAAGCACGGGTTCACAGCCCTGATGCTTGCTACCGATTCGCTCCCGACATCTGTAGCCATAACACAGGCTCTTCTTGATAAAGGAGCTGAGGTTAACGCTCGGTCTCATTATGGAGATACAGCTTTGATGTTCGCTTCAGTGGCAAACTCTGTCGAGGTCGTGCGGCTCTTGCTGGAACATGGTGCCGATGTCAACGGGAGGACCGCCGATGGAAAGACAGCTCTTAGCGGCGCGAGACATTTTGGCCATAAGCAGGTCATTGCCCTTCTTCAAGAATACGGAGCCAAGGACTAACTCATTCAACATGGTCGCGCTGGTAGGTGCTGCAGTCATCCGGCTGGACGGGATGGGTCCGGAGGGCGGCGATACCGCGAGAATAGGTCTATCGAACAGCCGCTCGGGCTGCCTCCGGCGACGGCATCGCGCCCCGGCGCGGCCTGAGAGAAGCCGGAGGCCAAGAGCACAGGCTCCAAAATGCGAGACCTTGGACCAATGCATGATGCTGCCGTCCGGAGCGGTCCACCCATGGTCGGCCGGAATTGTCGATGAGATGGGGAAACGTCACCCAATTTCAAAATTGCGGCCTGAATGGCAGTTCCCTGTGCTTATGAGCCCAGGCAATTGATGGGTGGAAAGGCTGAGCCGCCGAAGAGGTTGCTGCGCAAGCCCCACCAATCTTGGATGACGGTGTTGTAAAGGCTTCGGTAATCCACCCTGTGCCTCAGGTCTCCCGCTTGCAAATCCGCGAGCGGCGGTTGTGATCCGTAGAGTCCGCCCTTGACGCGGCCGCCCATGAAGAAGTGCGGCGCCGCCGTCCCATGGTCCGTCCCCTGGCTGCCGTTCTCGGCGACACGCCGGCCGAACTCCGAATAGGTCATCACGAGCAGCCGGTCCCACAAGCCTTCCTGGAGCAGGCTGGCGCGAAAGGCGGTCAAAGCCTCGGCCAGCTCCTGAAGCAGTCGCTGGTGCTGGTTGAGCTGGCCTGCGTGGGTATCGAAACTGCCGTGCGTGACCTTGATGACCGCCGCCGGCACGCGGGCGCTCATGAGCGTCGCGGCGATCTCCAGTTGTTTGCCGATCCTGGTCGCGGGAAACGGTGCGGAAAACGGCGCCGCCTGCTTCAAGCGCCGCTCCAAATCTCCTGAGGCGCGAGCGATCTCCCGTTGGACTTCGAGGATATGGGCCAGGGCGCGATTGGTCGTGAGCCGGTCCACGGGCCGGACCAACTCCGCCTGCCGGAGAAACTGCGCTGGGTCCTGAAGCGTGACGATCCTGCTGTGCCCGCCGGCCAAGGGACCGGCCTCACCTCGGCCGAGCACGATGCCCTCCGCGGTGAAACTCTCCGGGAGCGGATGCCGGGCAAAGAGCCTCGCCAGCCAGCCTTCATCGAGGGTCTGCTCGCTGTCCGATCCGGTCTCCCAGATTTCAATCGAACGGAAGTGCGACCGGTTCGGGCTGTCATAGCCCACGCCTGCGACCACGGCGAGTTCCTTAGCCTCCCAGAGCGGCATCAACGGTTCCAAGGCCGGATGCAATCCCAACTCCGGCGTGAGCTGTTTGACCTGCTCGCGCGGGATGGCGAGTCGCGGGCGGACTTGATAATAGCGTGGGTCTCCGTAGGGAATGACGGTATTCAGGCCGTCATTGCCGCCATGCAGTTCGAGCAACAGCAGGGTCCGTTGCCATGCCTCCCGGTTTGATCTGTCTGCGCCGTTGGCTGCGGCCCAGCTCCGCTGAAGCCAGGAAGGGG
The DNA window shown above is from Nitrospira tepida and carries:
- a CDS encoding DUF5615 family PIN-like protein, translated to MKVLVDMNLSPSWVSALEAHGFPSKHWSSVGDGRASDAVVLRWAHENKYVLFTNDLDFGAILAISRAAAPSVIQVRAQDLAPMRLKDLVVQALRQYEAILQQGALITIEEARLRARILPLNP
- a CDS encoding ankyrin repeat domain-containing protein yields the protein MLPKVVRPCAVNVIRITLVLTFVAIIAACAGVRFPSDPLLEAARVGKTAKVRALIEAGVDVNTKGEDGETALMWAVGWGQLETVRVLLEKGADVNVKDKHGFTALMLATDSLPTSVAITQALLDKGAEVNARSHYGDTALMFASVANSVEVVRLLLEHGADVNGRTADGKTALSGARHFGHKQVIALLQEYGAKD
- a CDS encoding DUF1501 domain-containing protein, with the translated sequence MNRREFLKALGAIPLVFLAPSWLQRSWAAANGADRSNREAWQRTLLLLELHGGNDGLNTVIPYGDPRYYQVRPRLAIPREQVKQLTPELGLHPALEPLMPLWEAKELAVVAGVGYDSPNRSHFRSIEIWETGSDSEQTLDEGWLARLFARHPLPESFTAEGIVLGRGEAGPLAGGHSRIVTLQDPAQFLRQAELVRPVDRLTTNRALAHILEVQREIARASGDLERRLKQAAPFSAPFPATRIGKQLEIAATLMSARVPAAVIKVTHGSFDTHAGQLNQHQRLLQELAEALTAFRASLLQEGLWDRLLVMTYSEFGRRVAENGSQGTDHGTAAPHFFMGGRVKGGLYGSQPPLADLQAGDLRHRVDYRSLYNTVIQDWWGLRSNLFGGSAFPPINCLGS